ATGACGCGCCGGAGCGAGGGAGACTGAATCTTTCGACAGACGCGGATGACGCGTGATTCGATCTCACGATGGAGGTCCTCAGGAGTTGAAAATGCTCGGCCTGCCCGGACCTCTTGTCGCACCTCTTCGACCACCCCCTGAACGGCTTGCGTGACGAGCCCCGGACCGATGCGGGAGACGAACTCCTGAATGGCCGGCCAGCGAAGAACAGCGTCTATTGAGGGAATGGCTCGGAGGATTTCAGTTCTCACCATAACTCCCCATGATCTGAAGGGACCGCGCTGACACCTGATGCCCTCTGAACTTTCACTTCACGGACGTTTTGGGGGGAGGCTCCTCCACCTGGATTTTCACCGTGAGTTCACCGGAATTGTCCTCGTAACGGCTGTCGTTGACCATGAGGAAGAGTCGGCCATTGCGCCGAGCGATGATTTCCGTCGCTCGTCCAACGAAGATGAAATCATCATTATCATCGCCGATGACGGCAATGAGGCCGCCGCTCGGGTTCTGAGCCATCATCTTCGCCGGGTCTTTCAGCTCGATTCCTTCAGGCCCGCAGGATTGGGTCGGAGAGATGCGAATCCTCCCTGTTGCTGAGATCCGAATACGATGGCCCTTGCGAACATCGAGCCCGGTGTCCTGCCAGTTCCCTTCAGCCGCGAGAACGGTCACCGTTGTTTCGCGGAACTGAGGCAGAAGGGGAGCTTGAACCTGAGCGGGAGAGTCTTTCGCGGGGGGAGGGGCTTCCTTTAAGGAACCTTCTGCCGGTACTGGCTGAGGACGCGAAGTCACCGCCGACGATACTGTAGGTGGAGATGGTTGAGACGAAGGCGGCAGACTGGAAGACTGGGGAGGGGGAGGCGAGATCTTCGTGGACGGCTGTTCTTCTGCCCGGCGTGAAGGAGCACTCGTCGCCTCAGGTGCGACCGACCGGGAGTGCTCCGCCTCGCGTCCCTGTCCGAAATCAATACTCTCAACGTCCTCGACGGCAATGATCGCGCGGCTTCGAGTCCCTGCCAGAATAATGGTGAAGTCTCGCCCATCGAACGCAATCACCCGTCCTCGAAGGACAGATCCATTTCTGAGCTTCACGATATGATCCTCCTCAGCGGTCAAAGCTCCTCCACGAGACGCCAGGGCGAGAACAAAGACAACAACACCAAGCCCTCCGAATATCAATCGAGTGGGTCTATGCCATCGCTGTCGCTTTCGCATGATCACCCCCTTTGTGCTGACTCAGGGTCGGTTGTCACGCGACTAACATATCAAAGATCGCCGTCCGAGCAAAGGAGAAATCCACCGGCGACCGATTGCCAAGAGCACTCCCCTCGTGCTAAAAATATGGCAGCGTCGCCGTGGTGAAGTCAGGTCTAACACACTGGTCTTTCAAGCCAGGATTCGCGGGTTCAAATCCCGCCGGCGACGCCATCCCCCGTGAGTGATGGCGCTGCCTGTTGTAACCGCGCGAGCAGTTTCTCGTGAATTCCCCCAAAGCCCCCGTTTGACATAATCACAATCACATCTCCAGTCCGAGCGATACGGGCGACATAGTCCACAATGGCGGCAACAGAGTCCAGGGCGGAGGCAGATTTCCCCTGGCGCTGAAGCGCCGCCGCAATGGCTTCGGGTCGCAACCGATCCGGCTCGGGTACAACGTCGGGTTTGAAGACCGGGGCCAGAACGGCGACATCTGCCATCTGAAGAGCCTCGATATAGGGAGCTTCCATCAGCCGTAATCGGGATGTCCGAGAGCGAGGCTCAAATAGGGCGATGAGACGACGGCCAGGGTATTTCGCCCTGAGCGCCTCCAGGGTTGCGCGCACTGCCGTTGGATGGTGAGCAAAATCATCTACGAGCAGAATCCCGTTGACTTCCCCCCGAACCTCCATACGCCGTTTCACGCTGCGAAACGACCTCAGGGCGTGCGCCACGGTTTCCTTCGGAATGCCGAGGGCAGCCGCCAGAGCAATCACGGCCAGGCAGTTCTTCACGTTAAAACGTCCCACAAGCGGGGTCTGAAAACGACCATAAGTCTCGCCGCGAGCCAGAACGCGAAACTCCGTGTGACCCTGGCCGATGAAAATGTCAACCGCTTTCCAGTCGGCATCATTTTCCAGACCGAAGAACTCCACGGGACACCATGCCTTGATAGCCAGTTCCCGGACAACCGGGGAATCCCCGTCGGCGATCAAACGGCCCCTCCGGGGGATGAGATTGAGAAGTCGGTGGAATGCCGTCTTCACCGCTTCCAGATCGGGGTAAATATCGGCATGATCAAACTCGATGCTATTGAGAATGACAGTGTCCGGAAGGTAGTGAACGAACTTCGGTCCCTTGTCGAAAAAAGCCGTGTCGTATTCGTCGCCTTCGATGACGAAGAATCCGCTGTCGGTCAACTGATAACTTGTTCCCAGATTTTCGACGATCCCGCCCACAAGGAAACTGGGGTTCATCCCGGCCTGGACCATCGTCCAGATGGCGAGGGATGTTGTCGTTGTCTTCCCATGTGTACCCGCCACCACAATTGAGTGACGCCCCCGGATAAACCTCTCCTTGAGCACCTCAGGTAGAGACTGGTAATAAAGCTTGGCATCAAGCATGTACTCGACCTCGGGATTCCCGCGCGACAGGGCATTTCCCACAACGACGACGTCTGGGTGCGGTTGAAGATTTTCTTCCCGGTACCCATTGAACACAGGAATTCCCAGATTGCTGAGAAAAGTTGACATTGGGGGATAAACATCCTGATCCGAGCCGGTGACCCGATCCCCCGCCGCTTTGAGCAAACCTGCCAGACCGGCCATCGCGGTTCCACATATCCCTATGAGGTGATAATGCTTCTGCACCATCGCCGTTCTCCTTCAGTGTTGTGTCACTCGGTTGACCTGCATAGAAGATCATCACTCAACGCAGAGCATCGGGGCCAGCCGACGAAACCTCTCAGGGCCAATACCGGGGACGATGAGAAGATCTTCCACTTTCTGGAAGGGTCCATGACGCTCCCGGAGACGGATTATCTCGTCGGCCAGGACAGGACCGATCCCGGGAAGCCTCTCGAGGTCTTGACGAGATGCCCGATTAAGACTCAGCCGCTGCACCGGCGCCAATGCTCGACCACTCTCACTCGTGGCCTGAATATCACAGCGAGCTGTCTCCGGAGGAAACGGAACCGCAGGTGCGGTTAGGAGTTTCGTCCGCCGAGTCTCCACATAACGGCTAGCGCCCATGGCGACGAATAAAAGAAAAACACCGGCAAGCGACCAACGGATGATCTCGATCATGAGGGAACGATTCACGACCTTCACCCTTGTGATCCCCTGTTTCCACGCCAGCCGTCGGCCGGGGTCGTCCGTCTCAGGCAATCCATGTAAAGGATCTCATACTCACGAACCATTTCATCAAATGATTTGATTGGTTGGATATTTTGCCTGAAGCGTTCGAGGAGTGAGGGCTCGGCGATGATACGACGGAGCTGACGGGCGAGGTCATCAACGTCTCCCCGCTCGAAATGGAGGCCGTTGACTTCATGGGTAACCATTCGTTGCATCTCACCCAGACGAGGGCAGATGACCGGAACACGGGCAGTCTGAGCCTCGAGAATTGTCAGAGGCCCCGTCTCATACCAGCGAGAGGCGACAACGAGCACATCGAGAGAGGCCAAAACGGTTCCAATCTGTTCGGGAGGAAACGAGCCGTGAAACCGAATACGAGGATGATGGCCTGCCAGACGCTTCAGGGCTGACTCGAACGTCGGGTCGTCGAAGTCACCAAAGAACTCAAGGCTCGCCTGATGGTCGCTGTCAGCCTGCATGAAGGCTCGGACCAACAAATCAGCCCCCTTGACCCAGTTGATTCGCCCGATAAAGCCAATTCGAAGACGCGTACTGCCCTCCCGGCCCGGGGAAGATGGAATGTTTCCCGACTGCGTAGGGAGAATCCTGCTTGTGTCCACGGTTTGGGTGATCAGTCTCAACCGGCTTTCTGGAAGTCCTGCCCGACGAAACACTTCGAATGCAAAGGGATTCACCGCGACCAAGACATCAACCTTCTCCAGGAGGGAACGAAGTCGCTCGGGTCGGTAACACACTGCGTCAACGGCATCGGCGACAAGGGGCGGGAGATGCCTCCGAAAGGCCGGCCAGCGACCCAGTCGAAAGAGGATAGCGGCCAGGTGATCCGGAGCTACCCCCTGGAACAGACGGTGACTTTTGTAGGTTCGAGTTTCATGGATGATGCAGGCCAGACACTCCCTGGGAGAGACCTGCCAATCACCGGGACAGAGCCGATCATCCCATGTGAGCAAGGTCGTCTTCCAGCAGATGGGCCAATAATCTGTTAACGTCCAGACGATCGGCAGACCCGCCCTGGTGGCCGCATCTATGACGGATGCCGAGAGGAACAGGCAATTCATGACGTGAACAAGGTCCACATGCTCTTGCCGGAATATCTCGAAGACCTTCTCTCCGACTTCCGGGTGGTAGATGGAGTGAAGGAAGGGGGCCTCGCGTGGGACTGCAAAACGCAACCGAAGGACTGGCAGTCCCTGGTAATCACTACGAGTGACGGCTATCCCACTGGAACCGTTTCGCTTATCGGCACAAATGATTAAAGGGGTGTGGCCCCGGGTAGCTACTGCTCGTGCGAGCCCGTCGGTCAAAACTTCCACGCCTGCCCGGTGCTCAGGCAAAAATCTGTGAGTCACGAATGCGATCTTCACAAGGCCTAACTCCTGTCCACCGGCGCCAGAAATGAATTGCACCAGCGAGGTGATTTTACCATAAGTTGGGGATGTGGCTGCGTACTTGAATTTGGCCGGTTTGCTGAACGGGGCTTTTGCCCGAACAGGGAGTGGCCTTCCCCGGCTTGGACAAAAACTCGGGAGTCCCCGTGGACTCAAATAAGCTCCGGTCGAAACTAACACTTGACACACGACAGCGAAATCCCTAAACTAAGGTGTTTGTGAAGTAAGAGGGGTGCAGAGCGAGAGGGGACCCCGAGGGGATGAACAGCAGGTTACCAGATTGGGGATGAGAAATGTCACCACGTCTAGAATTACCGGAGGACGTGGTGCCGTGTGCCGGTGGGATGCCCGGGGTTACGTCGGAGGGCCCCGACGACGAGCTAATGATCACGAAAGGACGGGCTCAGGAAAGGTGCGCTGTAATAAGTAAGCAACGAAGACCTCGCTCATGACATCCTGTGGTTCGGAGGCGAAATCCAGTCTTGAAGAACACAAAGCCTATGGAGACCTTATTGGAACAGATTGATGATCCTGTCCTGATGCCTCTAGAGGAGGAGTCGTCCTCGTTGCCGGAAGGCTTTGGGCGGGATGACCTTTTTGACATTGCCTATCCCGAGGAGGACTTCAGCAGCGAGTTACGCACTCTTCCCGAGGAAGAAGGCGTTGTTGAAGAAGAAGAGACCGTGGCGGGCGAAGGAGAGCCGGGGGAGATCGAGGCTGTTGATGCGATTCGGACGTACTTCCGCGAGATCGCCTCAACACCCCTTCTGACCCAGGAAGGGGAAGTGATGCTGGCGAAACGGATCGAGCGCGGCGAGATGATGGTGAAAAAGGCACTCTCCCGCTCCCCCATCGTTCTGGCTGAGCTGATCGCGACGGGAGACAAACTGAAAAAGGGTGAGATCCACGTGCGGCAGATTGTCGAGGTTGCTGAAGAAGAAACCGTCAGCGACGAAAAACTTGAACAACTCCGTGAGGAAACTCTCCAACTTCTTGAAGACGTGAAGAAAAGCTATCGCCGGTTGCTCCAGCAAGCAGAAAAGGTCAGGGGGGGTCCTGCTCACTCTCGGCAACGGGCGCGGCTTCTGCGGAAGTTAGCCCGTACGCGAATTGAAATCTCACGGATTGTCCGTCAGTTTCATTTCACCGCCGCATTCCAGGACCACCTGATCCAGCGCATACAGGAGGCTGCCGACAAGCTCAAAGAAGCCCGTGCGGCTGTTGAGGCTCTCACCCAATCCCGCAAGCGCAGTCGGCGAGGCCGCGCCGAACGTGAGTTTCAGGCTCAGCTACGGGCGGCCCGCAAGCGCGTTCGGGAACTGACCCAGCAGTACGGCGCTTACATCCAGGAACCGGCGAAGTCGTTGGAACGGATCCTGAAGGGCCAGAATCAAGCCCAGCAGGCCAAACGAGAACTGACAGAAGCTAATCTGCGCCTGGTGATTGCCTTTGCCAAGCGCTATGCTCACCTCGGTCTACCCCTTTTGGACTTGATTCAGGAAGGCAATATCGGCCTGATGAAAGCCGTTGATAAGTTTGATTACCGACGCGGTTACAAGTTTTCCACCTATGCGGTGTGGTGGATCCGGCAGGCCATTCGCCGGGCCATCTCCGATAAGGCGCGAACCATCCGGCTCCCGGTTCATGTCACTGACACTCTGGAACGCATTCGCCAGGTCACCCGCGAACTGAGCGAAAAACTGGGGCGGGATCCGACGCCCGCAGAGATCGCCCGCAAGGTCGGGATCACCACCGAGAAACTCCGACAGCTCATGGAGGCTGCCCAGGGCCCTGTGTCGCTGGAGACGCCGATGTTCGAGAACGAGGAGGTGCGCCTCGGTCACCTCATCCCCGATCGTTCCTCGAACAACCCGATTGAAGCAACAATTCAAAACAACCTGAAGCGAATCACCGAGGAATCGCTGAAGGTCTTGACGCCCCGGGAAGAGGTGATCATTCGGATGCGCTTCGGATTGAATCCCACCGGCGAAGAATACACGCTGGAGGAGATCGGACGCCATCTCGGTGTGACCCGCGAACGCATTCGCCAGATTGAGGCGCGCGCGCTTGCTAAACTCCGCCATCCGACGATTAGCTCAAAGTTGAAATCCTTTCTGGGGTAAGAGGCTATGACGGATATGCGAAATACATTCGAATCACCTCCGATGGAACACACACCACGACAAGGATCGGGCTCGGACCTGATCCTGATCGAAGGCGTGCTGGAAGTACTGCCGGAAGGGCATGGCTTCCTTCTTTCGCCCGAGAACAACTACATTCAGAGCCCGGATGATATCTACGTGGCGCAATCGCAAATCCGGCGATTCCGCTTACGAACTGGCGATATTATCTGTGGAGTCTGCCGTCCCCCTCACGACGATGAGCGATATTTTGCTCTGGTTCGGATCGAGGCGGTCAACGGGGAACCAGCGGAAAAACGGCGGGAAATTCCGGCCTTTGAGACGTTCGTGCCGTTGTTCCCAGAAGAGAGATTCCGCCTGGAAACGGTACCCGATAACCTCTCGGCTCGCGTGATGGACCTTCTGACACCTATCGGAAAGGGTCAACGAGGACTGATCGTGGCGCCCCCTCGAACGGGGAAGACGATTCTGTTGCAAACGATCGCCAACTCGATCACGCGCAATCACCCCGAGGTCAAACTCATCGTTTTGTTGATTGACGAACGACCCGAAGAAGTGACCGATTGGGATCGGAAGGTTCACGGCGAGATCGTCGCCTCCACGTTCGATCAATCGCCCGAGCGCCACGCACGCGTTGCTGAAATCGTCCTGGAGAAAGCCCGACGACTGGTCGAATACGGCCACGATGTCGTTATTCTCCTGGATTCTCTCACCCGTCTGGCGCGGGCTCATAACTCGATTGTGGAACGGAGCGGAAGGACGCTCACGGGAGGAATTGACGCCAGTGCCCTGCAGAAGCCGAAACGGTTCTTCGGAGCTGCCCGGAATCTCGAAGACGCCGGGAGCCTAACCATCATCGCGACCGCCCTCATTGATACGGGATCGCGGATGGATCAGGTGATCTTCGAAGAATTCAAGGGAACGGGCAATATGGAGATTCACCTCGATCGGACTCTGGCGGATAAGCGGATCTTCCCGGCCATTGACATCCATAAGTCGGGCACGCGAAAAGAAGAGCTGCTCATACCGCCACAGGACCTGAACCGGATCATTGTCCTTCGCAGGGTATTGGCCACGCTGTCGCCCGTCGAAGCCATGCAACTGATGCTGGAACGGCTGGCCAAGACAAAGACCAATGCCGACTTCCTCAATTCTCTCCAGGTCGAGTCTGAGCGGGCTGCTGTCTCGTCGTCGCGGAGGTCACTGGCCAGTTAATCCGGCGCTTCCCCCCGGGGACGCATAGCATTGGTGGCGACACCCGCGTTCCCGGCGTCATTCCCGGAAGTCCTCCAGATTACTTCCGGTTCGTGCCCGAAAGGCTTTTCTTCACCACCATGACAGAGTACATTCACCCGCCTCAACTACAACGCCCATCGGGTTGAATGGAGAAGCTCGACCGCCTCGGGTGGGCGGCGGGAATTTCCTTCCGGGCCTATGGCGTGCGAGTCGGTATCCGCAC
The genomic region above belongs to Blastocatellia bacterium and contains:
- a CDS encoding LecA/PA-IL family lectin, whose amino-acid sequence is MKLRNGSVLRGRVIAFDGRDFTIILAGTRSRAIIAVEDVESIDFGQGREAEHSRSVAPEATSAPSRRAEEQPSTKISPPPPQSSSLPPSSQPSPPTVSSAVTSRPQPVPAEGSLKEAPPPAKDSPAQVQAPLLPQFRETTVTVLAAEGNWQDTGLDVRKGHRIRISATGRIRISPTQSCGPEGIELKDPAKMMAQNPSGGLIAVIGDDNDDFIFVGRATEIIARRNGRLFLMVNDSRYEDNSGELTVKIQVEEPPPKTSVK
- the mpl gene encoding UDP-N-acetylmuramate:L-alanyl-gamma-D-glutamyl-meso-diaminopimelate ligase, which produces MVQKHYHLIGICGTAMAGLAGLLKAAGDRVTGSDQDVYPPMSTFLSNLGIPVFNGYREENLQPHPDVVVVGNALSRGNPEVEYMLDAKLYYQSLPEVLKERFIRGRHSIVVAGTHGKTTTTSLAIWTMVQAGMNPSFLVGGIVENLGTSYQLTDSGFFVIEGDEYDTAFFDKGPKFVHYLPDTVILNSIEFDHADIYPDLEAVKTAFHRLLNLIPRRGRLIADGDSPVVRELAIKAWCPVEFFGLENDADWKAVDIFIGQGHTEFRVLARGETYGRFQTPLVGRFNVKNCLAVIALAAALGIPKETVAHALRSFRSVKRRMEVRGEVNGILLVDDFAHHPTAVRATLEALRAKYPGRRLIALFEPRSRTSRLRLMEAPYIEALQMADVAVLAPVFKPDVVPEPDRLRPEAIAAALQRQGKSASALDSVAAIVDYVARIARTGDVIVIMSNGGFGGIHEKLLARLQQAAPSLTGDGVAGGI
- a CDS encoding helix-hairpin-helix domain-containing protein; this encodes MIEIIRWSLAGVFLLFVAMGASRYVETRRTKLLTAPAVPFPPETARCDIQATSESGRALAPVQRLSLNRASRQDLERLPGIGPVLADEIIRLRERHGPFQKVEDLLIVPGIGPERFRRLAPMLCVE
- a CDS encoding glycosyltransferase family 4 protein, whose translation is MCQVLVSTGAYLSPRGLPSFCPSRGRPLPVRAKAPFSKPAKFKYAATSPTYGKITSLVQFISGAGGQELGLVKIAFVTHRFLPEHRAGVEVLTDGLARAVATRGHTPLIICADKRNGSSGIAVTRSDYQGLPVLRLRFAVPREAPFLHSIYHPEVGEKVFEIFRQEHVDLVHVMNCLFLSASVIDAATRAGLPIVWTLTDYWPICWKTTLLTWDDRLCPGDWQVSPRECLACIIHETRTYKSHRLFQGVAPDHLAAILFRLGRWPAFRRHLPPLVADAVDAVCYRPERLRSLLEKVDVLVAVNPFAFEVFRRAGLPESRLRLITQTVDTSRILPTQSGNIPSSPGREGSTRLRIGFIGRINWVKGADLLVRAFMQADSDHQASLEFFGDFDDPTFESALKRLAGHHPRIRFHGSFPPEQIGTVLASLDVLVVASRWYETGPLTILEAQTARVPVICPRLGEMQRMVTHEVNGLHFERGDVDDLARQLRRIIAEPSLLERFRQNIQPIKSFDEMVREYEILYMDCLRRTTPADGWRGNRGSQG
- a CDS encoding sigma-70 family RNA polymerase sigma factor: METLLEQIDDPVLMPLEEESSSLPEGFGRDDLFDIAYPEEDFSSELRTLPEEEGVVEEEETVAGEGEPGEIEAVDAIRTYFREIASTPLLTQEGEVMLAKRIERGEMMVKKALSRSPIVLAELIATGDKLKKGEIHVRQIVEVAEEETVSDEKLEQLREETLQLLEDVKKSYRRLLQQAEKVRGGPAHSRQRARLLRKLARTRIEISRIVRQFHFTAAFQDHLIQRIQEAADKLKEARAAVEALTQSRKRSRRGRAEREFQAQLRAARKRVRELTQQYGAYIQEPAKSLERILKGQNQAQQAKRELTEANLRLVIAFAKRYAHLGLPLLDLIQEGNIGLMKAVDKFDYRRGYKFSTYAVWWIRQAIRRAISDKARTIRLPVHVTDTLERIRQVTRELSEKLGRDPTPAEIARKVGITTEKLRQLMEAAQGPVSLETPMFENEEVRLGHLIPDRSSNNPIEATIQNNLKRITEESLKVLTPREEVIIRMRFGLNPTGEEYTLEEIGRHLGVTRERIRQIEARALAKLRHPTISSKLKSFLG
- the rho gene encoding transcription termination factor Rho, with protein sequence MEHTPRQGSGSDLILIEGVLEVLPEGHGFLLSPENNYIQSPDDIYVAQSQIRRFRLRTGDIICGVCRPPHDDERYFALVRIEAVNGEPAEKRREIPAFETFVPLFPEERFRLETVPDNLSARVMDLLTPIGKGQRGLIVAPPRTGKTILLQTIANSITRNHPEVKLIVLLIDERPEEVTDWDRKVHGEIVASTFDQSPERHARVAEIVLEKARRLVEYGHDVVILLDSLTRLARAHNSIVERSGRTLTGGIDASALQKPKRFFGAARNLEDAGSLTIIATALIDTGSRMDQVIFEEFKGTGNMEIHLDRTLADKRIFPAIDIHKSGTRKEELLIPPQDLNRIIVLRRVLATLSPVEAMQLMLERLAKTKTNADFLNSLQVESERAAVSSSRRSLAS